In Nocardioides sp. JS614, the sequence AGACGCGGCCGAGGCCGCGGAACAGCGCGACCCGGGCGACCGGGTCGAGGGCACGGGTCGCGATCCGGGCCACGACCATGATCGCGACCAGTCCCCCGACCCAGATGCTCGTCGCGAGGACGAGCACCCCGGTCAGGACGGCGTCGAGCACCGACATCTAGGCGTTCTCCAGCTCCGCGCTCACGCTGATGCTCGCGCCGGCGAAGAGCCGGGAGATCGGGCACAGCGCTGCCGCGTCGTCGACGGCGGCCTGGAAGCCGTCGGTGTCCAGGCCGGGGACGCGGCCGCGGACGACCAGGGCGGACGAGACCACGGTGGGCTTGCCGTCCACCTCGTCGAGGCTGACCGTCGAGGAGACGGTGAGCTCCTCAGCCTCGACCTTGCGCTCGCCCAGGCACAGGCTCAGCGCCATGGCGAAGCAGGAGGAGTGTGCCGCCGCGGCGAGCTCCTCCGGGCTGGTCTTGCCGCCGGGTGCCTCGGTGCGGGCGGCCCAGGTGACCGGGAGGGTGTCGAAGGCACCACTGTCCGGCTGGATCCGGCCGTTGCCCCGGGCGAGGCCGCCCTGCCAGGTGGTCGTGGCTGTGCGTTCGGCAATCATCGGTTTGATCGGTCTCCTTCGGTCGGTTCGAACGACACCGGTGCGGTGCCGCAGCTCAGGCCACCAGGCCCTCGTCGGGGCGGGCCGCGCGGTGGGTCGCCGGCCGGTCGGCGACCCCGGCAGCCGTCGCGCGGATCCCCTCCGCGTCGACACCGAAGTGGGCGCGGAGCTCCTCGCGCGTGTCGGAGAGGCCGTAGCCGTCGGTGCCGAGGCTCACGAAGGGGGCGTCGACGAAGCGCGCGATCTGGTCCGGCAACGCGGACACGTAGTCGCTCACGGCGACCACCGGCACCGGCAGGTCGCCGAGGGCACGGCGCAGGTAGCTGACGCGGGCCGGCTCGTGGGGGTGCTCGCGGTTCCAGCGCTCGGTCTCGAGCGCGTCGTCGCGCAGCGCCTTCCAGCTGGTCACCGACCACACCTCGGCGGTGACGCCGTCACGCGCGGCCAGGTCCGCGGCCGCCTGCTGCGCGGTGCGGACGGCCGGCCCGGAGGCCAGGAGGCGGACCTGGGGGAGCCGATTGCCCTCGGTCGCGTCGACCCGGTACAGGCCGGCGACGATCGCCTCGTCCACGCTGACGCTGCGGACACCGGAGTCGACCGGCTTGACCGGCTGGACGTAGTCCTCGTTGTAGACGGTCAGGTAGTAGAAGGACTCCTCGCCGGCGTCGTACATCCGCCGGATCCCGTCGCGGACGATGGTGGCGGTCTCGTAGGCGAAGGCCGGGTCGTAGGCGTGGCAGCTCGGGACGGCGAGCGCGGCCAGCTGCGAGGAGCCGTCGGTGTGCTGCAGGCCCTCGCCGGCGAGCGTCGTACGACCGGCCGTCGCGCCGACCAGGAACCCGCGGCCCCGGGCGTCGGCGAGGGCCCAGATCAGGTCGCCGACGCGCTGGAAGCCGAACATCGAGTAGTAGGTGAAGAACGGGACGACCGCGGTGTCCCAGGTGTGCCCGGCCGTGGCCGCCGCCGTCAGCTCGGCGAGCCCGCCGGCCTCGGTGATCCCCTCCTGCAGCACCTGCCCGTCCGCACTCTCCCGGTAGGACAGCGGCAGGCCGGCGTCGACCGGCGTGTACTGCTGCCCGTCGGGCGCGTAGATGCCGAACTCGCTGTACAGCGGCTCGTAGCCGAAGGTGCGGCCCTCGTCCGGGACGATCGGCACGATTCGCCGCCCGACCTCGGGGTCGCGCATCAGCGAGTGCAGCAGCCGGGTGTAGGCGACCGTGGTCGACACGGTGCGCTTGCCGGACCCGGCGTCGAACTGGGTGAAGGGCGCGTCGGCCGGCTGGGCGGCCAGGACGGCGGGGCGCAGCGGCCGGCGGGGGAGCGCGCCGCCGAGCGTGCGCCGGTGGGCGTGGAGGTACTCCAGCTCCGGCGAGCCCTCGGGCAGCGGCAGGTACGGCGGCAGCCCGTCGGCCAGCTCCTCGTCGGTCACCGGCACCCGGAGGATGTCGCGGAAGATGCGCAGCTGGTCCGGCGTCATCTTCTTCATCTGGTGAGTGGCGTTGCGGCCCTCGAAGTTCGGGCCGAGCGCGTAGCCCTTGATCGTCTGCGCCAGCACCACGGTGGGCTCGCCCCGGTGCGCGACGGCCTCGGCGTACGCAGCGTAGACGGCTCGCGGGTCGTGCCCGCCGCGCCGCAGCCCGGCGAGGTCGGCATCGGAGAGCGTCGCGCCGAGCGCCTCCAGCGCGGCGTCGCCGCCGCCGAACAGGGTCGCGCGCAGCTCGGCGGGCTCGAGGATCGCCAGCCGCTGCAGGTCCCCGTCGTTCATCGCCTCGAGCCGGTCGAGCAGGGCCTCGCCGCCGGGGCGCTCGAAGAGCGAGGTCCACCGGCTGCCCCACAGCACCTTGAGGACGTGCCAACCCGCGCCGGCGAAGATGCCCTCGAGCTCGTCGAGGACGCGACTGTTGCCGCGGACCGGCCCGTCGAGGCGCTGGAGGTTGCCGTTGACGACGAAGACGATGTTGTCCAGGTGCTCGCGGGCGGCCAGCCGGATCGCGGCCAGCGTCTCGGGCTCGTCGATCTCGCCGTCGCCGACGAAGCACCACACCCGGGCGGCCGCCGTGTCGGCGAGGCCGCGCGCGGCGAGGTAGCGGTTGAATCGGGCCTGGTAGACGGCGTGCAGCGGGCCGATGCCGAGGCTCACGGTCGGGAACTCCCAGAAGCCGGCCATGCTCCGGGGGTGCGGGTACGACGGGAGGCCCTGCCCCGCGCCGGCTACCTCGCGCCGGAAGTGGTCGAGCTGCTCGGCGCTCAGCCGGCCCTCGAGGAAGGCCCGGGCGTAGATGCCCGGGCTGGCGTGGCCCTGGAAGAACACCTGGTCTCCGGGGACGACGGCCTCGCCCGCCGAGCCGCGGCCGCGGAAGAAGTGCTGGAAGCCGACCTCCCACAGGGTCAGCGTGGACGCGTAGGTCGACAGGTGCCCGCCGAGGCCGGCGTGGCGCTTGTTGGCCCGGACCACCATCGCCATCGCGTTCCACCGCAGGTAGGCGTCGATCCGCTCCTCGAGGGCGAGGTCGCCGGGATAGGCGGCCCACTCCTGGGTCGGGATCGTGTTGAGGTACGGCGTACGCGGCCCGGTCGCGACCCCGAGCCGGCCGGCGTGGGTGGCCACGTCGCGGAGGAGCAGGCTCGCGGCGTGCGGTCCGTGGGTGCGGACCAGGCCGCTGACCGAGTCGAGCCACTCCGCGCGCTCGTCGTGCCAGTCGATCGGGTCGTGGGGGAGGTTCGCAGTGGTCACGGTCCGATTATCCCGCGAGATCACATTAAAAACAAAGACCCCCGGGTCTACGCCGAAGCTCGTGGCTCCAGCCGGGCGACGCACAGGTGCGGGGTCACGAACGGCTGGAGCGACGTCGCAGTCACCGGTGCGTCGATCTCCTCGAGCGCACCCTGCATCAGCCCGAGGTGGATCGCGCACACGACGTCGGTGTGCTTCTCGGCGACCTCGCGGAACGGGCAGCGGTGCAGCCGCACCTCCGCGCCGGCGTCGGTGGTCTCGGACTCGGGCTGGAATCCGATGGCGTCGAGCATCCGGTCGAGGCGGACCACGGCCTCGCTGGTGTCGACGCGCTCGGACGGTGCCGACCGCTCGATGAGGTGGCGTCCCCACGCCTTGCCGAGCTCGACGGTCCCGGAGCCGGTGTCCTGCAGCGAGGAGACAAAGCCGGTGAGCATCTCCGCGAGCAGCTCGTAGCTGCGGGGTCCCAGCGAGGGGCCGTCGGAGGCGTAGAGGATCCGCGGCCGGCCGGGGGTCTC encodes:
- a CDS encoding OsmC family peroxiredoxin, coding for MIAERTATTTWQGGLARGNGRIQPDSGAFDTLPVTWAARTEAPGGKTSPEELAAAAHSSCFAMALSLCLGERKVEAEELTVSSTVSLDEVDGKPTVVSSALVVRGRVPGLDTDGFQAAVDDAAALCPISRLFAGASISVSAELENA
- the aceE gene encoding pyruvate dehydrogenase (acetyl-transferring), homodimeric type, whose protein sequence is MTTANLPHDPIDWHDERAEWLDSVSGLVRTHGPHAASLLLRDVATHAGRLGVATGPRTPYLNTIPTQEWAAYPGDLALEERIDAYLRWNAMAMVVRANKRHAGLGGHLSTYASTLTLWEVGFQHFFRGRGSAGEAVVPGDQVFFQGHASPGIYARAFLEGRLSAEQLDHFRREVAGAGQGLPSYPHPRSMAGFWEFPTVSLGIGPLHAVYQARFNRYLAARGLADTAAARVWCFVGDGEIDEPETLAAIRLAAREHLDNIVFVVNGNLQRLDGPVRGNSRVLDELEGIFAGAGWHVLKVLWGSRWTSLFERPGGEALLDRLEAMNDGDLQRLAILEPAELRATLFGGGDAALEALGATLSDADLAGLRRGGHDPRAVYAAYAEAVAHRGEPTVVLAQTIKGYALGPNFEGRNATHQMKKMTPDQLRIFRDILRVPVTDEELADGLPPYLPLPEGSPELEYLHAHRRTLGGALPRRPLRPAVLAAQPADAPFTQFDAGSGKRTVSTTVAYTRLLHSLMRDPEVGRRIVPIVPDEGRTFGYEPLYSEFGIYAPDGQQYTPVDAGLPLSYRESADGQVLQEGITEAGGLAELTAAATAGHTWDTAVVPFFTYYSMFGFQRVGDLIWALADARGRGFLVGATAGRTTLAGEGLQHTDGSSQLAALAVPSCHAYDPAFAYETATIVRDGIRRMYDAGEESFYYLTVYNEDYVQPVKPVDSGVRSVSVDEAIVAGLYRVDATEGNRLPQVRLLASGPAVRTAQQAAADLAARDGVTAEVWSVTSWKALRDDALETERWNREHPHEPARVSYLRRALGDLPVPVVAVSDYVSALPDQIARFVDAPFVSLGTDGYGLSDTREELRAHFGVDAEGIRATAAGVADRPATHRAARPDEGLVA
- a CDS encoding helix-turn-helix transcriptional regulator; its protein translation is MTGPTLADQPAQLPARVRRTEVLSMLRQADQPLSVAEVAEAMGLHVNTARFHLDGLVEDGLAERTTEPRETPGRPRILYASDGPSLGPRSYELLAEMLTGFVSSLQDTGSGTVELGKAWGRHLIERSAPSERVDTSEAVVRLDRMLDAIGFQPESETTDAGAEVRLHRCPFREVAEKHTDVVCAIHLGLMQGALEEIDAPVTATSLQPFVTPHLCVARLEPRASA